One stretch of Armigeres subalbatus isolate Guangzhou_Male chromosome 2, GZ_Asu_2, whole genome shotgun sequence DNA includes these proteins:
- the LOC134211609 gene encoding uncharacterized protein LOC134211609 isoform X11 has translation MRKRQKLLPGVSDIAVIVLLARLVLVLGQTTCNNGQGRVLYERLPNQQLQGFDDDVVRDSAPPFRVLEKCQDLCLRDRTASNNLGRACTSFDFQPGSRIASFSGSAEYEESTCYLTREQAAPEGIGNLMLVPNSVHFTEVCLSSSRPDRECPSRRYVFERHPRKKLKLPVSDIKEVTAANRSDCEDKCLNEFSFVCRSANYDSTLRSCSMSRFTRRTHPELLEDDPNSDYLENTCLNAERRCDGLVVYVKEENKRLGGPFEVEIFNNMTLEECQSLCLRAEKYFCRSIEFDDQTKQCILSEEDSVSQKDDLSISSSPTHHFYDLVCLDNQRGTDYPENSVTSHLFASGRRPDTAFQRYRNSRLGGEFHSEITGRSLSECLDECLRQTSFQCRSAVYSDRFRTCRLSRYNQRDGMRIIYDADYDYYENLMPHLVGGDSDSTNGRPDPTDWRPPYGDRDRDRDRDRVPDDRTPGRFPPGERYPPGMRPDYGIYDPMGYDRGYADNRGYGPYYPPSGVGRLPPPMPLPAFPDRDRGYRRPGMPDGGGYPYEIPYGPSSSGYDNTLGGGDGFGGFGPQRPYETRCDGYDSFKQMASKRKMRKQFVRRVINAPSLGVCQQECVAARDFMCRSFNYRESAPYESEGNCELSDRDSRDLDIPSSQMFETDNSDYYERSVGRGQGDECLDVAQLCNEDGMEFTLKTPEGFVGRIYAYGFYDRCFFRGNGGTVNVLRISGPGGYPECGTQRYGDTMTNIIVVQFSDNVQTGRDKRFNLTCMFRGPGEAVVTSGYIGAGSGSPIPIEYLPAENSMSNKVRLMILYQGRPTTTIAVGDPLTFRLESQDGYSHATDIFATNVVARDPYSGRSVQLIDNYGCPVDNLVFPELGRSRDSDALEARFNAFKIPESNFLVFEATVRTCRGGCQPAYCPGPSGRSEPSFGRRRRSVSENPTDFDGTAEPLIGEEMSDDDEVSIVNGTVIHDTNLNKNETKESVDSNVDDLDANASEMPEQVREMIESRAFHTLQVFQSREEMQQDTVARKMIAPQESVCLTHSEYYGLISALILLMILLISITFASGLAYRRYWKVFMKNRGLDRTSPVNSFTPSALHNVSGSQFHASGRGSSSSRGDGNIRSPGLSLFGNGLQKTFATGNLSRMCQIPVMNPISRNNGNKSEFDDPSEPIYTDPSLFERSRSLRSIAVDQTDANHV, from the exons ATGCGTAAGAGACAAAAGCTACTTCCGGGGGTGTCGGACATCGCCGTTATAGTACTATTAGCTAGATTAGTGTTAGTGTTAGGACAAACCACCTGCAATAATGGTCAGGGTCGGGTACTATACGAAAGACTGCCAAACCAACAGTTGCAAGGCTTCGACGATGACGTTGTGCGAGATTCAGCTCCACCATTTCGGGTTCTGGAGAAATGTCAAGACCTTTGCCTGCGAGATCGTACGGCGTCCAATAATTTGGGACGAGCCTGCACAAGCTTTGACTTTCAACCCGGCAGCCGGATAGCCTCCTTTAGCGGCAGTGCCGAATATGAAGAATCCACTTGCTATCTTACGCGAGAGCAAGCCGCTCCTGAGGGAATAGGAAATCTTATGCTAGTGCCGAACAGCGTTCACTTCACCGAAGTGTGTCTGTCTT CTAGTCGTCCGGATCGCGAATGCCCCAGCCGGCGATATGTATTCGAAAGACACCCGAGAAAGAAACTTAAACTGCCAGTATCCGATATCAAGGAAGTGACTGCCGCCAACCGTTCGGACTGTGAAGACAAGTGCCTTAATGAGTTTTCCTTCGTTTGTCGCTCGGCCAATTATGACTCTACGCTGCGAAGCTGTTCCATGAGTAGGTTCACTCGACGTACTCATCCGGAGCTGCTGGAAGATGATCCAAACTCGGATTACTTGGAGAACACATGTCTGAATGCCGAACGACGATGCGATGGCTTGGTGGTGTACGTAAAGGAGGAAAACAAGCGCTTGGGAGGCCCCTTCGAAGTGGAAATCTTCAACAATATGACCCTGGAGGAATGCCAATCGCTCTGTCTGAGGGCGGAAAA GTATTTCTGCCGCTCGATTGAGTTCGACGATCAAACTAAGCAGTGCATTCTCTCGGAGGAAGATTCCGTCTCACAAAAAGATGATCTCAGCATCAGCTCTAGTCCTACTCATCATTTCTATGACCTCGTATGTCTCGATAATC AACGCGGAACCGATTATCCGGAAAATTCCGTGACATCGCATTTGTTTGCCAGCGGCCGACGTCCCGATACCGCCTTTCAACGGTATCGTAACTCTAGACTAGGTGGAGAgtttcattcagaaattacgGGAAGGTCGTTGAGTGAGTGTTTGGACGAGTGCCTCCGGCAGACCAGCTTCCAGTGCCGTTCTGCGGTCTATAGCGATCGCTTTCGAACCTGCCGTCTCAGTCGATACAATCAACGGGATGGAATGCGCATCATCTACGATGCGGACTATGATTACTATGAAAATTTAATGC CACATTTAGTGGGCGGAGATTCGGATTCGACCAATGGCAGACCAGACCCCACTGATTGGAGACCACCTTATGGAG atCGTGATCGTGATCGTGATCGAGACCGTGTGCCGGATGATAGAACGCCTGGTCGCTTTCCACCAGGAGAGCGCTATCCTCCGGGGATGCGACCTGACTATGGCA TATACGACCCAATGGGATACGATCGTGGATACGCAGATAATCGTGGCTACGGCCCGTACTATCCACCATCGGGGGTGGGACGCCTACCACCGCCAATGCCGCTTCCGGCGTTCCCAGATCGGGACCGTGGCTACCGACGACCGGGTATGCCCGATGGAGGAGGTTATCCGTACGAGATTCCCTATGGACCGTCCAGTTCCGGCTACGACAACACGCTTGGCGGAGGGGATGGTTTTGGGGGATTCGGACCCCAGCGCCCGTACGAAACTCGTTGCGATGGATACGACAGCTTTAAGCAGATGGCGTCCAAGCGCAAGATGCGTAAGCAGTTTGTTCGACGAGTTATAAATGCACCCTCGCTAGGGGTTTGTCAGCAGGAGTGTGTTGCGGCAAGGGATTTCATGTGCCGCAGCTTCAATTACAGGGAATCAGCTCCTTATGAATCGGAGGGCAACTGTGAGTTGAGTGATCGGGACTCTAGGGATCTGGACATACCCAGCAGCCAAATGTTCGAAACTGACAACTCAGACTATTACGAGAGATCTGTGGGACGAGGCCAAGGAGATGAATGCTTGGATG TTGCCCAACTATGTAACGAAGACGGCATGGAGTTCACTTTGAAGACACCAGAAGGATTTGTAGGTCGAATTTATGCGTATGGATTCTACGACCGTTGCTTCTTCCGAGGAAATGGAGGAACAGTAAATGTTCTGAGAATCAGTGGACCTGGAGGATATCCGGAGTGCGGAACACAGCgg TATGGAGACACGATGACCAACATAATTGTTGTGCAGTTTTCGGATAATGTTCAGACCGGTCGTGATAAGCGATTCAATCTAACTTGCATGTTCCGTGGACCTGGAGAAGCCGTTGTCACATCGGGATACATTGGAGCAGG gTCTGGAAGTCCGATCCCGATCGAATATCTACCAGCAGAAAACTCGATGAGCAACAAGGTACGACTGATGATTCTGTACCAAGGACGACCAACGACAACTATCGCTGTTGGAGACCCGTTAACATTCCGGTTGGAATCTCAGGACGGATACAGTCACGCCACTGATATCTTCGCAACGAACGTGGTAGCCCGCGATCCTTACTCCGGAAGAAGTGTACAACTGATTGATAACTACGG CTGTCCGGTGGATAATTTGGTATTCCCAGAGCTGGGGCGATCAAGAGATAGCGATGCTCTGGAAGCGAGATTCAATGCCTTTAAGATTCCTGAGTCCAACTTCTTAGTATTCGAAGCTACGGTCCGAACTTGTCGAGGAGGCTGTCAACCG GCATACTGTCCTGGGCCTAGTGGTCGATCGGAGCCGTCTTTTGGACGGCGAAGGAGGTCAGTCTCTGAAAACCCTACTGATTTCGACGGAACTGCTGAGCCACTGATTGGAGAGGAGATGAGCGATGATGATGAAGTTTCGATAGTCAACGGAACCGTCATACATGacacaaatttgaataaaaacgaAACAAAGGAAAGTGTTGATTCTAACGTAGATGACCTGGATGCGAATGCCAGTGAGATGCCAGAACAAGTACGAGAAATGATTGAG TCTCGTGCTTTTCACACTCTACAGGTCTTTCAATCACGCGAAGAGATGCAGCAGGATACGGTTGCCAGAAAAATGATTGCACCGCAAGAATCTGTCTGTTTGACCCATTCGGAATATTACGGATTAATAAGCGCTCTAATCTTGCTAATGATTCTTCTAATCAGCATTACGTTCGCTTCCGGATTAGCTTACCGCCGATACTGGAAGGTGTTCATGAAGAACCGCGGACTTGATCGAACCTCCCCAGTGAATTCGTTTACCCCTTCAGCGCTGCATAATGTATCCGGCAGCCAATTCCACGCGTCGGGTAGAGGATCTTCATCTTCCCGTGGCGATGGAAATATTCGTTCACCTGGATTGTCTCTTTTTGGAAATGGTCTTCAAAAAACTTTTGCCACGGG aaaCCTATCGCGAATGTGTCAAATTCCAGTAATGAATCCAATATCCAGAAACAATGGCAACAAAAGCGAATTCGATGACCCCAGCGAACCAATCTACACTGATCCGTCCCTCTTCGAAAGATCAAg ATCACTGCGCAGTATCGCCGTCGATCAAACCGATGCGAACCATGTTTAA
- the LOC134211609 gene encoding uncharacterized protein LOC134211609 isoform X5 produces MRKRQKLLPGVSDIAVIVLLARLVLVLGQTTCNNGQGRVLYERLPNQQLQGFDDDVVRDSAPPFRVLEKCQDLCLRDRTASNNLGRACTSFDFQPGSRIASFSGSAEYEESTCYLTREQAAPEGIGNLMLVPNSVHFTEVCLSSSRPDRECPSRRYVFERHPRKKLKLPVSDIKEVTAANRSDCEDKCLNEFSFVCRSANYDSTLRSCSMSRFTRRTHPELLEDDPNSDYLENTCLNAERRCDGLVVYVKEENKRLGGPFEVEIFNNMTLEECQSLCLRAEKYFCRSIEFDDQTKQCILSEEDSVSQKDDLSISSSPTHHFYDLVCLDNQRGTDYPENSVTSHLFASGRRPDTAFQRYRNSRLGGEFHSEITGRSLSECLDECLRQTSFQCRSAVYSDRFRTCRLSRYNQRDGMRIIYDADYDYYENLMLGGDSDSTNGRPDPTDWRPPYGDRDRDRDRDRVPDDRTPGRFPPGERYPPGMRPDYGSGYPSTDRYPGPTDRYPMGPGTDRYPADFDGRYPPVYDNRFPGDRYGPTDRYPDREPDLYPGGPPMRYPPPDTRYPPDPRFPPTADSRYPSDSRYPPDSRYPPDSRYPSDSRYPTDSRYPSNSRYPLPTPDSRYPMQPDSRYPLAPTGTRYPPPPYMYPNYQPGYPPPPRTPPDRGYTTDRYPPALRPIDNNRYPAPDSRYPMEPIPAQGRYPTSQHQIPLLPHKYNNNPVYDPMGYDRGYADNRGYGPYYPPSGVGRLPPPMPLPAFPDRDRGYRRPGMPDGGGYPYEIPYGPSSSGYDNTLGGGDGFGGFGPQRPYETRCDGYDSFKQMASKRKMRKQFVRRVINAPSLGVCQQECVAARDFMCRSFNYRESAPYESEGNCELSDRDSRDLDIPSSQMFETDNSDYYERSVGRGQGDECLDVAQLCNEDGMEFTLKTPEGFVGRIYAYGFYDRCFFRGNGGTVNVLRISGPGGYPECGTQRYGDTMTNIIVVQFSDNVQTGRDKRFNLTCMFRGPGEAVVTSGYIGAGSGSPIPIEYLPAENSMSNKVRLMILYQGRPTTTIAVGDPLTFRLESQDGYSHATDIFATNVVARDPYSGRSVQLIDNYGCPVDNLVFPELGRSRDSDALEARFNAFKIPESNFLVFEATVRTCRGGCQPAYCPGPSGRSEPSFGRRRRSVSENPTDFDGTAEPLIGEEMSDDDEVSIVNGTVIHDTNLNKNETKESVDSNVDDLDANASEMPEQVREMIESRAFHTLQVFQSREEMQQDTVARKMIAPQESVCLTHSEYYGLISALILLMILLISITFASGLAYRRYWKVFMKNRGLDRTSPVNSFTPSALHNVSGSQFHASGRGSSSSRGDGNIRSPGLSLFGNGLQKTFATGNLSRMCQIPVMNPISRNNGNKSEFDDPSEPIYTDPSLFERSRSLRSIAVDQTDANHV; encoded by the exons ATGCGTAAGAGACAAAAGCTACTTCCGGGGGTGTCGGACATCGCCGTTATAGTACTATTAGCTAGATTAGTGTTAGTGTTAGGACAAACCACCTGCAATAATGGTCAGGGTCGGGTACTATACGAAAGACTGCCAAACCAACAGTTGCAAGGCTTCGACGATGACGTTGTGCGAGATTCAGCTCCACCATTTCGGGTTCTGGAGAAATGTCAAGACCTTTGCCTGCGAGATCGTACGGCGTCCAATAATTTGGGACGAGCCTGCACAAGCTTTGACTTTCAACCCGGCAGCCGGATAGCCTCCTTTAGCGGCAGTGCCGAATATGAAGAATCCACTTGCTATCTTACGCGAGAGCAAGCCGCTCCTGAGGGAATAGGAAATCTTATGCTAGTGCCGAACAGCGTTCACTTCACCGAAGTGTGTCTGTCTT CTAGTCGTCCGGATCGCGAATGCCCCAGCCGGCGATATGTATTCGAAAGACACCCGAGAAAGAAACTTAAACTGCCAGTATCCGATATCAAGGAAGTGACTGCCGCCAACCGTTCGGACTGTGAAGACAAGTGCCTTAATGAGTTTTCCTTCGTTTGTCGCTCGGCCAATTATGACTCTACGCTGCGAAGCTGTTCCATGAGTAGGTTCACTCGACGTACTCATCCGGAGCTGCTGGAAGATGATCCAAACTCGGATTACTTGGAGAACACATGTCTGAATGCCGAACGACGATGCGATGGCTTGGTGGTGTACGTAAAGGAGGAAAACAAGCGCTTGGGAGGCCCCTTCGAAGTGGAAATCTTCAACAATATGACCCTGGAGGAATGCCAATCGCTCTGTCTGAGGGCGGAAAA GTATTTCTGCCGCTCGATTGAGTTCGACGATCAAACTAAGCAGTGCATTCTCTCGGAGGAAGATTCCGTCTCACAAAAAGATGATCTCAGCATCAGCTCTAGTCCTACTCATCATTTCTATGACCTCGTATGTCTCGATAATC AACGCGGAACCGATTATCCGGAAAATTCCGTGACATCGCATTTGTTTGCCAGCGGCCGACGTCCCGATACCGCCTTTCAACGGTATCGTAACTCTAGACTAGGTGGAGAgtttcattcagaaattacgGGAAGGTCGTTGAGTGAGTGTTTGGACGAGTGCCTCCGGCAGACCAGCTTCCAGTGCCGTTCTGCGGTCTATAGCGATCGCTTTCGAACCTGCCGTCTCAGTCGATACAATCAACGGGATGGAATGCGCATCATCTACGATGCGGACTATGATTACTATGAAAATTTAATGC TGGGCGGAGATTCGGATTCGACCAATGGCAGACCAGACCCCACTGATTGGAGACCACCTTATGGAG atCGTGATCGTGATCGTGATCGAGACCGTGTGCCGGATGATAGAACGCCTGGTCGCTTTCCACCAGGAGAGCGCTATCCTCCGGGGATGCGACCTGACTATGGCA GTGGTTATCCATCAACTGACAGATATCCTGGACCAACGGATCGCTATCCAATGGGCCCTGGAACAGATCGTTATCCAGCGGATTTCGATGGAAGATATCCACCGGTGTACGACAATCGGTTTCCAGGGGATCGCTACGGACCCACAGATCGGTATCCGGATCGTGAACCAGACCTCTATCCTGGTGGCCCTCCTATGCGTTATCCTCCTCCCGACACACGATATCCTCCTGATCCGCGATTTCCTCCAACAGCAGACTCCCGTTATCCGAGCGACTCACGATATCCTCCAGATTCGAGGTATCCTCCCGATTCACGATATCCTTCTGACTCACGCTATCCTACTGACTCTCGGTATCCCAGCAACTCTAGATACCCTCTACCCACTCCTGACTCACGCTATCCGATGCAACCAGACTCCAGATATCCCCTTGCACCAACGGGAACTCGTTATCCACCTCCTCCATATATGTATCCAAACTACCAACCAGGCTATCCACCACCTCCTCGAACTCCTCCAGATCGTGGTTACACTACTGATCGCTACCCTCCTGCCCTGAGACCAATCGACAACAACCGCTACCCAGCACCAGATTCGCGATACCCCATGGAACCAATACCGGCACAGGGTCGTTACCCAACTTCACAGCATCAGATTCCATTGCTTCCGCACAAGTACAACAACAACCCTG TATACGACCCAATGGGATACGATCGTGGATACGCAGATAATCGTGGCTACGGCCCGTACTATCCACCATCGGGGGTGGGACGCCTACCACCGCCAATGCCGCTTCCGGCGTTCCCAGATCGGGACCGTGGCTACCGACGACCGGGTATGCCCGATGGAGGAGGTTATCCGTACGAGATTCCCTATGGACCGTCCAGTTCCGGCTACGACAACACGCTTGGCGGAGGGGATGGTTTTGGGGGATTCGGACCCCAGCGCCCGTACGAAACTCGTTGCGATGGATACGACAGCTTTAAGCAGATGGCGTCCAAGCGCAAGATGCGTAAGCAGTTTGTTCGACGAGTTATAAATGCACCCTCGCTAGGGGTTTGTCAGCAGGAGTGTGTTGCGGCAAGGGATTTCATGTGCCGCAGCTTCAATTACAGGGAATCAGCTCCTTATGAATCGGAGGGCAACTGTGAGTTGAGTGATCGGGACTCTAGGGATCTGGACATACCCAGCAGCCAAATGTTCGAAACTGACAACTCAGACTATTACGAGAGATCTGTGGGACGAGGCCAAGGAGATGAATGCTTGGATG TTGCCCAACTATGTAACGAAGACGGCATGGAGTTCACTTTGAAGACACCAGAAGGATTTGTAGGTCGAATTTATGCGTATGGATTCTACGACCGTTGCTTCTTCCGAGGAAATGGAGGAACAGTAAATGTTCTGAGAATCAGTGGACCTGGAGGATATCCGGAGTGCGGAACACAGCgg TATGGAGACACGATGACCAACATAATTGTTGTGCAGTTTTCGGATAATGTTCAGACCGGTCGTGATAAGCGATTCAATCTAACTTGCATGTTCCGTGGACCTGGAGAAGCCGTTGTCACATCGGGATACATTGGAGCAGG gTCTGGAAGTCCGATCCCGATCGAATATCTACCAGCAGAAAACTCGATGAGCAACAAGGTACGACTGATGATTCTGTACCAAGGACGACCAACGACAACTATCGCTGTTGGAGACCCGTTAACATTCCGGTTGGAATCTCAGGACGGATACAGTCACGCCACTGATATCTTCGCAACGAACGTGGTAGCCCGCGATCCTTACTCCGGAAGAAGTGTACAACTGATTGATAACTACGG CTGTCCGGTGGATAATTTGGTATTCCCAGAGCTGGGGCGATCAAGAGATAGCGATGCTCTGGAAGCGAGATTCAATGCCTTTAAGATTCCTGAGTCCAACTTCTTAGTATTCGAAGCTACGGTCCGAACTTGTCGAGGAGGCTGTCAACCG GCATACTGTCCTGGGCCTAGTGGTCGATCGGAGCCGTCTTTTGGACGGCGAAGGAGGTCAGTCTCTGAAAACCCTACTGATTTCGACGGAACTGCTGAGCCACTGATTGGAGAGGAGATGAGCGATGATGATGAAGTTTCGATAGTCAACGGAACCGTCATACATGacacaaatttgaataaaaacgaAACAAAGGAAAGTGTTGATTCTAACGTAGATGACCTGGATGCGAATGCCAGTGAGATGCCAGAACAAGTACGAGAAATGATTGAG TCTCGTGCTTTTCACACTCTACAGGTCTTTCAATCACGCGAAGAGATGCAGCAGGATACGGTTGCCAGAAAAATGATTGCACCGCAAGAATCTGTCTGTTTGACCCATTCGGAATATTACGGATTAATAAGCGCTCTAATCTTGCTAATGATTCTTCTAATCAGCATTACGTTCGCTTCCGGATTAGCTTACCGCCGATACTGGAAGGTGTTCATGAAGAACCGCGGACTTGATCGAACCTCCCCAGTGAATTCGTTTACCCCTTCAGCGCTGCATAATGTATCCGGCAGCCAATTCCACGCGTCGGGTAGAGGATCTTCATCTTCCCGTGGCGATGGAAATATTCGTTCACCTGGATTGTCTCTTTTTGGAAATGGTCTTCAAAAAACTTTTGCCACGGG aaaCCTATCGCGAATGTGTCAAATTCCAGTAATGAATCCAATATCCAGAAACAATGGCAACAAAAGCGAATTCGATGACCCCAGCGAACCAATCTACACTGATCCGTCCCTCTTCGAAAGATCAAg ATCACTGCGCAGTATCGCCGTCGATCAAACCGATGCGAACCATGTTTAA